Sequence from the Deinococcus detaillensis genome:
CTGCTCAAATTGCCAGCGTCATCAAAAAGATCAAAGCCAGTGGTACTCCCCTGGTTTATTTCGGCGGCACGGATGATGTTGGCGGGCAATTCGTCAGAGATCTCAGGGCGGCGGGTGTGACCGCGCAGTTCATGGGTGGTGACGGGCTCGATTCTCCGAGCTTCATTCAACGTGCGGGGAGAGGAACTGTGGGCGTGCTTTACACCAGTGTAAACGGCCCGGTGAATACATTCTCGAATTATCTCGATTTCACTGGGAAGTTCCGTGCTGCTTACAAGACTGAACCGAGCGGCGTGGCTGTGTACGCCTATGATGCGGCAAATGTGATGATATCCGCCCTAAAAAGCAGTATCACCGGCGCGACTTTACCGAGCCGAGCGGTGGTAAGTGCAGCGGTGCGTAAGATTGATCTGCCCGCCTGCTTTGCAAGCGACAAAGCTGATTGCCTAACCATTACCGGCGCTCTGGCATTCACTTCTTCTGGAGAGCGCGTGCGTTCGCGGTTGCTGATTATGAAGTACGACGAGATGTACCAGGCCAAGATGATCAAAATCCAGACGGTAAATGCCGCTGACTTGAAGTAATACTCCGGTAGCGCCGCAGCTACGTAGGAAGACAATTCAGACTCGAGACGGTCCTTCCGGGTGATTCCTGCCTGTCTCCTGAGTCGCGGCTGGTGGCACTGAATCTGAAGCAGAATGCCAAGCAGACCTCCTGAATTAAACAAATACCAAACCCCCGCCCTGACCTAAGCTGGGAGCGGGGGCTTTTTGGTCGCTTGACCTCAGCGCTGTGTGAGTGGAAAGCCCGCCTGTTTCCAGGCGTTGAAGCCGCCTTGTAACTCGCGAACGTTCGAGTAGCCCAGTTTATTCAGGGTGGCGTGGGCAATAGCGCTCATGCTCCCAGAACGGCAGTACAGGACGATCTGGGCCGCATGATCGCGCGGCAACTGAGCGCTGTCCTTGATTGCGTCGAAGGGAATGAAGGCGTCAGTCTCCGGAATTGCCCCCTCAAACGGCACATGCACATTGATCAAGGTAAACGACTTGTGCTTGAGCGCAGTCGCCAGTTCCTGAGGCGTAAGCAGAGCGGGGGCCGCGCTGGCCGATCCCAGGGCCATAATAAGCAGAATAGGAAGAAGACGCATAAGGCAGTTTAAAACCCGGCAGTCCAGATGACTGCATGGTGTGTGCCAGAGCGAAAAATTTTATATTGACGGCTCAGACAAGTTTGCCTC
This genomic interval carries:
- a CDS encoding rhodanese-like domain-containing protein, translated to MRLLPILLIMALGSASAAPALLTPQELATALKHKSFTLINVHVPFEGAIPETDAFIPFDAIKDSAQLPRDHAAQIVLYCRSGSMSAIAHATLNKLGYSNVRELQGGFNAWKQAGFPLTQR